In Ammospiza nelsoni isolate bAmmNel1 chromosome 11, bAmmNel1.pri, whole genome shotgun sequence, the genomic window AGTGTTCTTCCCTGGTTGCTGAAATAAATCTTCATACTGCTCTCAGCATAGTTATTTTTACTGTGTGAGACTGACTATAGATCTCTCTTTTCATTGTCATTATAGAAAACCTAGAATAAACTCTCAGTTGGTGGCACAACAAGTTGCCCAGCAATATGCAACCCCACCACCACCtaagaaggagaagaaggagaaagtggaaaaacaagacaaagaaaaacctgacaaagagaaggaaattagTCCAAGTGTTACAAAGAAGAACACTAACAAGAAGACTAAGTGAGTTTGAAGGATGCAGTATTAAATGTGATGTGATTTCAGTAGCACTGTGCATTGGTTAATTGTGCAGTTAAACCAACATTGTAATCTCCCTCTTCCCTCCAATTCTCACAGACCAAAGTCGGATATTGTGAAAGATCCTCCTAGTGAAGCAAACAGCATACAGTCTGGGAATACTACAACAAAGACCAGCGACTCAAATCACACTTCAAGGTAACTCTAGACTAAAGTTGAGCCTGTGGTATCTGAGAACTGTGTTAAAAAGCAAACGCTTCTTTTTTTGATGTACGAGCACTTGAACACTCTGCTAGTGAGGACACATTCAGGCTTTGGAAGTATTAATTCTGTTGTCcattctgttttcatttctctgctaAAATAATTGTATTGTCAGTTGGGTAGTAATGCTTTTGACTGTAGACACAGTGGGGGAAAAACATTAACCAGCAATGGTATCAAATTCTTATCATCACTTGATAGCAGTAACAAAGGTTACTTTTTTACTTCCTTATCTGTATTTCAGTCACTGTAATTGTCGAGATAATTTTCCAAGTATACAGGAACTAAGTATACATGAACAGATTTGCTGGGATCTTGCTATCAACAAAAAGCACAAatggctggtttgatatttgGCTAAGTTTGAAATGAGTGTATGGAGAGAGGTTTATTCCTAGTCTTGCCTATACTgttcttccatttttttaaatcaaaaatttAGCTTCACAGAACAGTTTTTGTATTATTGAACTTGAGAGCTACAGGAGGCAGAACTGAAATGGGTGCTTTGCCTGTGTGGGCTGTATAAGAACTGCATCTCTCTTTAAAAAGTGCTGTAATAGGTGTTTTACAGTGAAGCCACATGAACTGAGGCAGTATTAGCTGCAAACCCTGGTAAAACACATGGGAAATACGGTTGGCACTGCTGTTGGCATTCAAGTTGGCAAGGTGTGACTACAGAAAACTCTTGTCTTGGAAGTTTTCAAATAATAGCATGAAAATCTTGAAAAAGAGGGAATATCCTTTGCATGGTAACCCCCTGAAATGCAGTGAGGGCAGTGTGAGTGAAATCTGCTGTGCTACAAGACTGAGCTGTTTGCAGGGACTGCTGTTAACTCTTCCTCAGCCCCCAAAGAGAGAAGTGTCCATTCCTGATTTGATTACAGAGAGGCAGCTTTATTGCAGTGACTCTTTTCTTGTCCTGTTCCTCTTTAAATGGTACTTATTTTGAGACTTAGGATGCAGGAGACCTGATGTACTTGAGTAATGACATAATATTAAATTGAGAGATTACATCAAATAATTGTTTTTACTCATTAAAGGAGTCACTCTGTCTACTGCAAAGTCTTTTAGTCCGTGTTTTGTGGCAAGCTTTTGCCAGGCCTAATTAAGCCTTAATAGTACCAGGTCTAGCTGGGTATTTTTAAAGGATACCTCATCTCCTTTACTTCTTAAAACTGTctttttaagtgttttatttAGTAGAATTTTTCTTGCAATTCTGAAGAATGCTGTCAAGagtatttttctgatttttacaGAATGATAAGTTTTTTTCATGCCCAGATTGCTTAAcagtttttctgggtttttttgtaaattgTCTTTTAGGGCTCTCTGGATTTTTAAGAAATCCTGTTTAAATTTCTTGGATACCATGCCTGTTTCTGACAATATGTCTTGATTTATACCATGCCTTCATGTGTACTTTCAGATTGAATGTTTTGAAACACTTCACTTATTTGGCCATAAAACCCTTTTGCTATAAACCTGAAGCATCAGGGTGtttaattttgcaaaataaCATGAGTGGGCCAATCCCTTTCTTCTATAAGAGGCAAAAATTGTATGCATGTGCTGAAGAGATTGGTGGTTTCCATCTGTGCTTAATCAACTCTTTGTACAGGGGAAACCCTGAAAACCTCCCAGAGAAATGGTTGGGAGGCTCAGTTCTAGAAGTGATAATGTGAATGTTTGTGAGTGGGACTCTGGGGAAATCCTCTACCTCAGCCCTGTTTCCCACACCCTCCATGTTACTTTCTCCTGGCATTTAGAGATGCATGGGCAgctcatttttttattttttttaagctaatTCCACCTCTCAGAGCTGCCTTTAACGAGCAATAGCCAGAGTTCGTGTCCAACCCTGTAGGAAGGCGGAGGCAGCGGGCTCTGTTCCGGTATCTGGGCCAGCATTTTGGCTCTTTCTGAGTACAAGAGGAAACAAATGACCGAGGCAAATTCCAGGAAGGACTGGGTTTCCTAGAGGAACTCGGGGAGGAAAACACATCCCCGTGCTTGGCTTCCGGGAACAGCGGCGGCCGTGCGGGGATCTGCCGGGACGGTACCGAGCGCCGCGGAAACCTCAAACCCTGCTCAGCCAGCCGGCCTTTCTTGGAAGCCACAAACGAGGTGGCATCATCTCACCTCCCCGTGGCTGCCTGTGCAGCTTGGCAGCTCCTGTGAGcgtgtgtgtgcagtgtgggCGCATCTCCCTGCCCCGGGAATCCAGAGCGCGGCTCCGGGCTTGGAAAGGCCGGTCCTGGAGCGAAGGGGCTGCTGCAAGGAGGAGTTTCACTGACCCCAATGCAgcagtgttttggggttttgtttgtattttttgtctGTTAAAAGTGCTCTTCCTGTGGTACTTGTTAAAAATTGCAGCAGCCTCCTAGGTTAGAtaagaaaatactatttttggTGCGGTAACTTTATTTTTGGTGAGGAAGTTTGCAGAAATACAATTGTTCTATTTTGGAAGCTGTGCATCTGTCCtcaatgcatttttctgttctgATTCTGGAATACCACTTGGATAACTGCTGCTTAAGGACTTTCTCCTTGTTAACTTACCACTGCAAGCCATTGAGTATTCATGGTGGGTAGAAAATGAGCTTAATTccctctttttctgttttactgcaCTAGCCTTGTGTGCTGCAagtgaggaggagaaaaggcagaGTGGTTTAAAAGCTGAAGCTTGATCCCAAAGTAAATTaccttccctccatccctctcaATAAGGCAGCTCTCAGCAAGCTACTTTTCACTGATGTATAAAGACTCTCCCTTTTAATTTCCCTATTGGGAATATTCTGCTGCTTAAGTCTGACCCTTAATTAGGAGCAAAAGCTGTAAATTACAGCAGTCTCTGCAGCTGACTTGGAATTTGCTGGTAGCTGGAGGAATGTCCAAGGCTTGTTGAAGCAGAGCTTTGGACCAGCCCGTGAAATGTGCTTGAATGTCAGCTTCCTAGAGCTTCGACCCTTATTAGCTACATTACTAATTGAATGATAGCACAGCATGCAAATTACTGAGATAATCCTGAGCAATAAATACCAGTGGGTTCTTTTCGGGTGAtttgtggctttttctttccccttttctttttcccctaaCCAAAAGCTCTGGCTGCAAAAAATACCGTTGTacattttggattttatttaCAATAGCTTCAATTCCAGAGGGAACATTATGGGCTATTTTATCCATAGGCTGATTGGGCATCTGATTTGTATAAGCTCAAAGCAGCTGAAAGAGAAGCCAAGTTGTCCCAGTGCCTGTGTTGTTTGCAGCTGCAGAGTTCCAACATGGGGAATGAAAGAGCCATGGCCGAATGCTTTCATGTGGTTTTGTATTGCAGAGTCACAGCCACAGAGTCACAGTCTCATAACATCAGGGCACATGATGAGATGGTGAATTTAGATAAGAGAAGTCTTTCATCTGCCCCTTGGGGAGGAGATCCTTTGCTCTGTCTGGCTCCTGTCCGCTTGGCTCTGCTGTGGTGTCCTCCtttctggcagggctggagaggaaGAAGCCTGCAGGAGActccctgtgcagagctgtgagccAGGTTGTTCTCTGGGGCTGAGtgtgccctgcagccctcagaggcacagggagcctggctggcacagggagcggggcacacctgctgctctgcagcactctGCTTGCCTGGCTTTTCCTCCCAGCCGCTGCCAACTGCACAGGCGAGGGAGCACAAGTCACACCGAGTTTGTTTTCAAATGCTTTTCCCAATAAACTTCCcctttctcctttatttttatcGTTTTAATAAATATCTTCTCATTTGTTTTAGACCCAGACTGAAAAATGTGGACAGAAGTACCGCACAGCAGCTGGCAGTCACAGTGGGAAATGTCACAGTAATTATCACAGACTTTAAAGAAAAGACTCGCTCTTCATCCACGTCGTCTTCTACAGTGACCTCCAGTGCAGGATCAGAACAACAGAATCAGAGCAGCTCGGGCTCTGAGAGCACAGACAAGGGCTCGTCCCGTTCCTCCACGCCCAAGGGGGACATGTCGGCAGTCAACGACGAATCTTTCTGAAAAATTGCACATGGAGTTGTGGAAACTATGAATCAGGGTATGAAATTCAAACACTCCACCTGCCCACGCTGTTCAAATCCTGGAGAGCCTCTTCTGTGCTTGAACACACTTTCTCGGACATCGACCTCTTACTGATGCAACCAGGATAATTTCTGCTTGCCGTGGGCATCTGGCCACCAAGGAATTTCTCACCCTAGCGATTACTCTTGACACTTTTATGTATTCCATTGTTTTATATGATTTTCCTAACAATCATTTATAATTGGATGTGCTCCTGAATCTACTTTTTTATAATATCTGCTGTGCACAATTTTCCATGAACATGACaactttttgttttggggtAGGGAGTGggtggggtgggaagggggctTTATTTATTGCATTCACAAACTCCATCCTCTTTCAACATATCCTTTTTAAGTTCAGTTCTTCTTCCAGTTATACTGTGTACTATCAGTTTtgatataaattatatataaatatatatataaataaatatatataaagggTTATTTGAAACCAATACATGGAAACGCTGGTGCTTGAAACACTGTGAAgtgataaaacaaaataattgaaCCGTTCAAGATCTGGGACAGTCCCCTTCTGTGAAAGTACTGAAACTGAAATGGAACTGGTCTTAGGTGAAAAGTGTTCCTGAGGGTTTGAACCTGGATGGGACCTGTTCTCTCTATTGTTCCTTCCCCGTTTCTTCCCTAAGCGATGGCTAAAGCGTACTGGACACGGTTTTAATTGTTACAGCTTGGGATCTGAGA contains:
- the RYBP gene encoding RING1 and YY1-binding protein: MVMGDKKSPTRPKRQAKPAADEGFWDCSVCTFRNSAEAFKCSICDVRKGTSTRKPRINSQLVAQQVAQQYATPPPPKKEKKEKVEKQDKEKPDKEKEISPSVTKKNTNKKTKPKSDIVKDPPSEANSIQSGNTTTKTSDSNHTSRPRLKNVDRSTAQQLAVTVGNVTVIITDFKEKTRSSSTSSSTVTSSAGSEQQNQSSSGSESTDKGSSRSSTPKGDMSAVNDESF